TTTGCCATCTTTGCACAAAAACGTTTAGCCCCGCACCGATTCAGCGGCTCGACAAAAACACAAGCGGACTTGTAATGTTTGCAAAAACCTACAACTCGCTTCAATTTTACAACGAGCAAATGCGAAACCGCAAAATTGAAAAAAAATATCTGGCAATAGTTGAAGGAAGAATTGAAAAATCCGGTGAAATCAAAGGATTTTTGGAAAAAGATGAGAAAAGAAACAAAGTTTTTTTATCGCAAGATTCGTCCGAGAACTCAAAATTCGTCCATACGCAATACGTTATAAAAGATGTGAAAGACGATTTTTCACTGTTGGAAATCACGCTTTGCACCGGACGTTCCCATCAGATCCGCGTATCGATGGAATACGTCGGACATCCGATAGTCGGCGATAAAAAATATAATGCGCGACGAAGAAGCGAAGCGGCGTTGGCGGCAAGTAATGCGCAATCGAAATATCAACTGCTTCACGCATATAAAATTACGCTTGCAAGCGGACAGATATTTGAGTCGAAATCGGAGCGGATTTTTGAGTTTTGGGCGGGAATTTAATAGGGATTTATAATTGAGCCGACAGAAGATGAAATGCTTGTCGTT
This is a stretch of genomic DNA from Chitinispirillales bacterium. It encodes these proteins:
- a CDS encoding RluA family pseudouridine synthase, whose translation is MQKINISENEAPQRVDRFLCKYLNNAENSVVHRLLRKNIVRINGKRIKENAILQVGDVLGISLSQEQISQLQKEKPPVCVQKSNLNIVYEDDEILVVDKPAGLLTHPDKSEYQNTLATHVRTYLCHLCTKTFSPAPIQRLDKNTSGLVMFAKTYNSLQFYNEQMRNRKIEKKYLAIVEGRIEKSGEIKGFLEKDEKRNKVFLSQDSSENSKFVHTQYVIKDVKDDFSLLEITLCTGRSHQIRVSMEYVGHPIVGDKKYNARRRSEAALAASNAQSKYQLLHAYKITLASGQIFESKSERIFEFWAGI